The following proteins are encoded in a genomic region of Myxosarcina sp. GI1:
- a CDS encoding ATP-dependent DNA helicase RecQ translates to MKVSLNRENNRQRMDRAKATFQKIWGYEDFRYPQGEIIRTLLAGKDALVILPTGGGKSICFQLPALLQTGLTIVVSPLVALMENQVKQLQQLGLPGGLLHGELSKQQRQQTLHAIARQELRLLYLSPETLLSVPVWKLISQPQIEITGLVLDEVHCSIQWGTTFRPAYRRLSAVRRNLLECKPAGTKIAVAAFTATADPQTQKAIAQALELQQPETFLVSPYRANLNLKVQTVWTPKGRKQQALNFIRTQKKRSGLVYVRSRKDSETIANWFKSLNYAAKAYHAGLSSTERRVIESDWLTGKTQFVVCTSAFGMGIDKPDCAWVVHWHAPELLAEYIQEVGRGGRNGKLAEALTLVSEPTGWLNPEDKQRSQFFSQRLQKQYQQARQIAKKIPAQGAFEAIVKQNPHAEIALGVLHSLGMVYWQSPFYYQKKATTISVNRLLAERKHSVEQLQQYLKTTQCRWQFLLLSFGFTKEAANFSCGHCDNCLKNK, encoded by the coding sequence ATGAAGGTCTCTTTAAATCGCGAAAATAACCGTCAAAGAATGGATCGAGCAAAAGCCACTTTTCAAAAAATTTGGGGCTATGAAGATTTTCGTTACCCTCAAGGTGAAATAATTCGGACTCTGTTAGCGGGAAAAGACGCATTAGTAATTTTGCCTACTGGCGGCGGTAAATCTATTTGTTTTCAGCTACCAGCACTCTTACAAACGGGATTAACTATAGTTGTATCTCCGTTAGTAGCTTTGATGGAAAACCAGGTTAAGCAACTACAACAACTCGGTTTACCTGGAGGATTGTTACACGGCGAGCTTTCCAAGCAACAGCGACAACAAACTTTACATGCGATCGCCAGACAAGAGTTGAGGTTGTTGTATCTATCGCCAGAAACTTTACTCAGCGTACCTGTTTGGAAATTAATATCCCAACCACAGATTGAAATTACAGGACTGGTTTTAGACGAAGTTCATTGTTCGATCCAGTGGGGAACTACTTTTCGTCCAGCTTATCGCCGTTTGAGTGCTGTCCGTCGCAACTTGTTAGAGTGCAAACCTGCGGGTACTAAAATCGCCGTCGCCGCCTTTACTGCTACTGCCGATCCCCAAACTCAAAAAGCGATCGCCCAAGCTTTAGAACTACAGCAGCCAGAGACTTTTTTAGTTAGTCCCTATCGTGCCAATCTCAACTTAAAAGTTCAAACTGTTTGGACACCAAAAGGTAGAAAGCAACAGGCTTTAAACTTTATTAGAACCCAAAAAAAGCGATCGGGTTTGGTTTATGTGCGATCGCGCAAGGATAGTGAAACTATAGCTAATTGGTTTAAATCTTTAAATTATGCTGCCAAAGCTTATCATGCAGGATTGAGTTCTACAGAACGCAGAGTAATAGAAAGCGACTGGCTAACAGGAAAAACTCAGTTTGTCGTTTGCACCTCTGCTTTTGGGATGGGTATTGACAAACCAGACTGTGCCTGGGTAGTTCACTGGCACGCACCAGAATTACTTGCCGAGTATATTCAAGAAGTAGGGAGAGGAGGCAGAAATGGTAAGCTTGCAGAGGCTTTAACTTTAGTTAGCGAACCAACTGGTTGGCTAAATCCTGAAGATAAGCAGCGCAGTCAGTTTTTTAGCCAACGTTTGCAAAAACAATATCAGCAAGCCAGACAAATAGCCAAAAAAATTCCAGCCCAGGGAGCGTTCGAAGCGATTGTCAAGCAAAATCCCCATGCTGAAATTGCTTTGGGAGTTCTCCATAGTTTGGGTATGGTTTATTGGCAAAGTCCTTTTTACTATCAGAAAAAGGCTACTACCATTAGTGTAAATCGTTTATTAGCAGAGCGAAAACACTCTGTCGAACAGTTACAACAATATTTAAAAACTACACAATGTCGCTGGCAATTTTTATTATTGTCTTTTGGTTTTACTAAAGAAGCGGCGAATTTTAGCTGTGGTCACTGCGATAACTGTTTGAAAAATAAGTAA
- a CDS encoding phosphatase PAP2 family protein, whose amino-acid sequence MIRSLISFWVNHIHPKISSLITTIGIVGLVISLSILFILTELAHEVLEKDAFDFDESILLSIHSVANPYLDRVMLTVTHLANPTAVLVVFGVSSLLLLWQRYYIELVMLAIASFGAYILNTELKLLFVKVRPQLWTQLITETSFSFPSGHALGSIVLYGFIAYLLAKEYSKFAALIYTVATTLIAAIGLSRLYLGVHWPTDIIAGYGVGFLWLISCITMLKLRRVEQGSETV is encoded by the coding sequence ATGATCCGTTCTTTAATTAGTTTTTGGGTAAACCACATACATCCCAAAATTAGTTCTTTAATTACTACCATCGGTATTGTGGGCTTAGTTATTTCTCTATCAATCTTATTTATCCTTACCGAGTTAGCTCATGAAGTTCTCGAAAAAGATGCTTTTGATTTTGACGAATCGATATTACTGTCAATTCATTCTGTAGCTAATCCTTACTTAGATCGAGTGATGCTAACCGTAACTCATTTAGCTAATCCCACTGCTGTTCTTGTTGTTTTCGGAGTTAGTTCGCTCTTACTTTTGTGGCAACGTTATTATATAGAATTGGTAATGCTGGCGATCGCCTCTTTTGGTGCTTATATTCTCAATACAGAACTAAAACTGTTGTTTGTCAAAGTTCGCCCTCAACTATGGACTCAGTTAATTACAGAAACCTCTTTTAGTTTTCCTAGCGGTCATGCTTTGGGTTCGATCGTACTCTATGGCTTTATTGCTTATTTGCTAGCCAAAGAATATTCTAAATTTGCTGCTTTAATTTACACTGTGGCGACAACTTTAATTGCTGCTATTGGCTTGAGCCGCCTTTATTTAGGAGTACATTGGCCCACAGATATAATTGCAGGATACGGAGTTGGTTTTTTATGGTTGATAAGCTGCATTACGATGTTAAAGTTACGCCGAGTCGAGCAGGGTTCGGAAACAGTATAA
- the pabB gene encoding aminodeoxychorismate synthase, component I, giving the protein MKQLLPWYWRSQTLNNRTAAEIFEKLFYHSDRIATLLESPVGRTGKLARYSICAGKPRLVDGKLQLWTFPLGKILSSLNSLVDRCQMNNNTAIAHLPFTGGWLGWLGYDLAWEIERLPDKNRDPLPFPVAYWYEPDCFAVLDHQQQTLWLAATVPQQLDELEARLEFAALVSSSISNNVARSILAVDRPQSFLETENYRGYGSLFEVDPQASPRSNSAKTLPNFSFQTSQLEYQHAVRQAKKYIQAGDIFQTNLSLRFQTATKTDSWTIYQNLKQINPSPFASYWRSPWGDVVSCSPERLIKLQDNVAETRPIAGTRPRGKTTESDSVLAGELVSNSKERAEHVMLVDLERNDLGRVCQWGSVTVDELLEIERYSHVMHLVSNVRGILPSDRNAVDLIRAMFPGGTITGCPKVRCMEIIEELEPVRRSLFYGSCGYLDCRGNLDLNILIRSLLYINSAKPNTTAMVYGQVGAGIVADSDPEKEWHESLNKAEAQIAALSKL; this is encoded by the coding sequence ATGAAACAGTTGTTACCTTGGTACTGGCGATCGCAAACACTTAATAATCGTACTGCTGCCGAGATTTTTGAGAAGTTGTTTTACCATAGCGATCGCATTGCTACGCTTTTAGAAAGTCCTGTCGGTCGCACTGGTAAGCTGGCTCGTTATTCAATCTGTGCTGGCAAACCGCGCTTAGTTGACGGCAAACTTCAACTATGGACTTTTCCACTCGGTAAGATTTTATCAAGCCTAAATTCGCTAGTAGATCGTTGCCAGATGAATAATAATACCGCGATCGCTCACCTGCCGTTTACTGGAGGGTGGCTGGGTTGGTTGGGTTACGATCTGGCTTGGGAAATCGAACGTTTGCCTGACAAAAATAGAGATCCCCTTCCTTTTCCTGTAGCATATTGGTACGAACCAGATTGTTTTGCTGTTTTAGATCATCAGCAGCAAACTCTCTGGCTGGCAGCCACAGTTCCCCAACAGCTAGACGAACTCGAAGCTAGATTGGAGTTTGCTGCTTTGGTTAGTTCCTCTATTTCTAATAACGTTGCTCGGTCTATATTAGCTGTCGATCGCCCTCAAAGTTTTTTAGAAACAGAAAACTATAGGGGTTATGGCTCTTTATTCGAGGTCGATCCCCAAGCTTCACCTCGCTCCAACAGTGCAAAAACTTTACCAAATTTCTCTTTTCAAACCTCACAATTAGAATACCAACATGCCGTCAGACAAGCAAAAAAATATATTCAAGCAGGAGATATTTTTCAAACCAATTTATCTTTGCGGTTTCAAACTGCAACCAAAACTGATAGCTGGACGATATATCAAAACTTAAAACAAATAAATCCTTCGCCTTTTGCTAGCTACTGGCGATCGCCCTGGGGTGATGTTGTTAGCTGTTCTCCCGAACGCTTGATTAAATTGCAGGATAATGTAGCCGAAACCAGACCAATAGCAGGAACTAGACCCAGAGGTAAGACAACTGAGAGCGATAGCGTTTTAGCTGGCGAACTAGTGTCAAATAGCAAAGAAAGAGCCGAACACGTTATGTTAGTAGACCTGGAACGTAACGATTTAGGTCGAGTATGTCAGTGGGGTTCGGTAACGGTAGATGAACTACTGGAGATCGAACGTTACAGTCACGTAATGCACCTGGTTAGTAATGTCAGAGGTATTTTGCCGAGCGATCGCAACGCTGTCGATCTAATTCGCGCTATGTTTCCTGGCGGAACTATTACGGGCTGCCCGAAAGTACGCTGTATGGAAATTATTGAAGAATTAGAACCAGTAAGGCGCAGCCTGTTTTATGGTTCTTGTGGTTACTTAGATTGCCGAGGTAATTTAGATTTAAATATCCTAATTCGCAGCCTTCTCTATATCAATTCTGCCAAACCTAATACTACGGCAATGGTTTACGGACAGGTTGGTGCGGGTATCGTTGCCGACAGCGATCCCGAAAAAGAATGGCATGAATCTTTAAACAAAGCCGAAGCACAGATAGCAGCTTTAAGCAAATTATAA
- a CDS encoding energy-coupling factor transporter transmembrane protein EcfT, with protein MDLLRSLPIGLYLEQPETWLHRIDPRVKLAWLMTFLIAPLLANPVWRLALVGLLMLITLSAAIPLRVWRKQMGWLILLCSLIFAIACIAPDGLAVESQPRTPQFCSEPVENPAECPLELPQPTSYRYTYVDRPGFLFIPQITITRRSLDIAVRVSTLFFTLIYSTNLYLLTTAPEEITAGLEDLMKPLRWFKLPVSEIALTLTLSLRFIPLVLEEIQNLVRSIRTRAIDWKKLGLRRSFKLWLVVAEKLLENLLLRSEQIATAMDVRGFTSPNEHKVQWHHLKLRWRDWLALAVLIPFWFARWSFGGMA; from the coding sequence ATGGATTTACTGCGCTCGCTTCCCATTGGACTTTATTTAGAACAACCAGAAACTTGGCTGCATAGAATAGATCCCAGAGTTAAGCTTGCCTGGCTGATGACATTTTTGATTGCGCCTTTACTTGCCAATCCTGTTTGGCGTTTGGCATTAGTAGGATTGCTTATGTTAATAACATTGTCAGCAGCGATTCCTTTAAGAGTCTGGCGCAAGCAGATGGGCTGGTTAATTTTACTATGCAGTTTAATTTTTGCAATCGCCTGTATTGCTCCTGATGGCTTGGCTGTAGAATCACAGCCCAGAACGCCGCAATTTTGTTCGGAGCCAGTAGAAAATCCTGCCGAATGTCCCCTAGAGCTACCGCAGCCTACTTCGTATCGATATACTTATGTAGATCGTCCTGGCTTTCTTTTCATCCCTCAAATTACTATTACTCGTCGTTCTCTAGATATAGCCGTGCGGGTTTCGACCTTATTTTTTACCTTAATTTACAGCACCAACCTATACTTATTAACTACAGCACCCGAAGAAATCACCGCAGGTTTAGAAGATTTGATGAAACCTCTACGTTGGTTTAAACTCCCTGTATCGGAAATAGCTCTAACTCTCACTCTCTCACTACGTTTTATTCCTTTAGTTTTAGAAGAAATTCAAAATTTAGTTAGATCGATCCGTACCAGAGCAATTGACTGGAAAAAACTCGGACTGCGACGTAGCTTTAAGCTTTGGCTAGTGGTTGCTGAAAAATTATTAGAAAATCTATTGTTGCGCTCCGAACAAATTGCTACAGCTATGGACGTACGCGGTTTTACCAGTCCTAACGAGCATAAGGTACAGTGGCATCATCTGAAGTTGCGCTGGCGAGACTGGCTGGCTTTGGCAGTTTTAATTCCTTTTTGGTTTGCTCGCTGGTCGTTTGGAGGTATGGCTTAA
- a CDS encoding MoaD/ThiS family protein, which yields MTVKVLIPTPLQKFTNNQATIECSGSNVDELINSLETNCPGIKARICDETGKPRRFLNLYVNSEDIRFLEGTDTNLDDGDEVSIVPAVAGG from the coding sequence ATGACCGTTAAAGTATTAATTCCCACCCCCTTGCAAAAATTTACCAACAATCAAGCTACTATCGAGTGCAGTGGTAGTAATGTTGATGAATTAATTAATTCTCTGGAAACTAACTGCCCTGGAATTAAGGCACGTATTTGTGATGAAACAGGTAAACCCCGTCGCTTTCTCAATCTCTATGTCAATAGTGAAGATATTCGTTTTCTAGAGGGTACGGATACCAATCTAGATGATGGAGACGAAGTAAGTATCGTTCCTGCGGTAGCTGGAGGCTAA
- the thrC gene encoding threonine synthase yields the protein MTQAIAKTSKPRTFTNLVSKEGGVKYPLEALHVCEETFSPLEVAYDYEAIRSIVSRETIAAGPNSIWRYKAFLPVETENPIDVGTGMTPLVKSTRLARRLGLKNLYIKNDAVNMPTLSFKDRVVSVALTRARELGFSTVSCASTGNLANSTAAIAAHAGMDCCVFIPADLEAGKVLGTLIYNPTVMAVKGNYDQVNRLCSEVGNSYGWGFVNINLRPYYSEGSKTLGFEVAEQLGWQLPDHVVAPLASGSLYTKIYKGFQEFIKTGLVEAKDVRFSGAQADGCSPIAEAFKAGRDFVKPVKPNTIAKSIAIGNPADGMYALDLARKTNGNIESVSDAEIVEGMKLLAETEGIFTETAGGTTIAVLKKLVEAGKIDPDETTVAYITGNGLKTQEAVQGYIGEPFTIEPKLDSFERALERSRTLERLEWQQVTV from the coding sequence ATGACCCAGGCAATAGCTAAGACATCAAAACCACGGACTTTTACCAATTTGGTATCAAAAGAAGGAGGGGTAAAATATCCCTTAGAAGCACTTCACGTTTGCGAAGAAACCTTTTCTCCTTTAGAAGTTGCTTATGACTATGAGGCAATTCGCTCTATTGTAAGTAGAGAAACCATAGCTGCAGGTCCTAATTCAATTTGGCGTTATAAGGCTTTTCTACCAGTAGAAACCGAAAATCCCATCGATGTTGGCACTGGAATGACTCCCTTAGTCAAATCGACTCGTTTAGCTCGTCGTCTGGGTCTAAAAAATCTCTACATCAAAAACGATGCCGTCAATATGCCTACCTTGAGCTTTAAAGATCGGGTAGTATCTGTAGCTTTAACCCGCGCTAGAGAACTTGGTTTCTCTACAGTATCTTGTGCTAGTACTGGTAATTTAGCCAATTCAACTGCTGCGATCGCCGCCCATGCAGGTATGGACTGTTGCGTATTTATTCCTGCCGACCTAGAAGCAGGAAAAGTTCTCGGTACTTTAATCTACAATCCTACTGTCATGGCAGTTAAAGGCAACTACGATCAGGTAAACCGTCTGTGTTCGGAAGTGGGCAATAGCTACGGATGGGGATTTGTCAATATCAATTTACGCCCTTACTACTCTGAAGGATCTAAAACTCTCGGTTTTGAAGTTGCCGAACAGTTGGGTTGGCAACTACCAGACCACGTAGTAGCACCTCTGGCTTCTGGTTCTCTCTACACTAAAATCTATAAAGGCTTTCAAGAATTTATTAAAACAGGTTTGGTAGAAGCAAAAGATGTCCGCTTTAGCGGCGCACAGGCAGACGGTTGCTCTCCCATTGCCGAAGCATTTAAAGCAGGTAGAGATTTTGTCAAGCCAGTCAAACCCAACACCATTGCTAAATCGATCGCGATCGGTAATCCTGCCGACGGTATGTACGCTCTAGACCTCGCTCGTAAGACTAATGGTAATATCGAATCCGTTAGCGATGCTGAAATTGTCGAGGGCATGAAGCTACTTGCCGAAACCGAAGGTATCTTTACCGAAACCGCTGGCGGTACGACTATTGCCGTGCTGAAAAAGCTAGTAGAAGCAGGTAAAATTGACCCCGATGAAACTACTGTTGCTTACATTACTGGTAACGGCTTAAAAACCCAGGAAGCCGTACAGGGTTATATTGGCGAACCTTTCACCATCGAACCCAAACTCGATAGTTTCGAGCGAGCTTTAGAACGTTCTCGTACTCTAGAACGCCTTGAATGGCAGCAAGTTACTGTTTAA
- a CDS encoding SpoIID/LytB domain-containing protein: protein MTSQNYKLITALLNKLSLARSSWLLSLLLWIVLVLPAQALELRVAVQKNVERLKVGSSTTAVVKNGAGQPIGELTPMSSLAAKTNGSGIALERLNATELIIEPKDDGYVWIGDRWYRGRTRLIRQGESLTAINHVDLEQYLYSVVGAEAISTWPIEALKAQAVAARSYALYKQKTGTNGIYDLDTTVGTQVYKGLDSEYTTTHAAVDGTLGQIMTYNNQVILAAFHSSSGGHTENVEDVWTSPLPYLRAVVDYDQQSPVFEWNQIVPVSQIMNLVAGVGQIKNLVPETVTPYGRVITMKVVGDLGTAVIEGSDIRQTLGLRSTLFRVATDGNNLKIHGRGFGHGLGLSQWGAYYLAKQGVSYNQILTHYYQNANLARIEP, encoded by the coding sequence ATGACATCTCAAAACTATAAACTAATTACTGCTTTATTGAATAAATTATCGTTGGCTCGTAGTTCTTGGCTATTATCTTTATTACTCTGGATAGTTCTAGTTTTACCTGCCCAAGCATTAGAGCTAAGAGTAGCTGTGCAAAAGAATGTCGAGCGCCTTAAAGTAGGAAGTTCGACTACTGCCGTAGTTAAAAATGGTGCGGGACAGCCTATTGGCGAACTAACTCCCATGTCTTCTTTAGCGGCAAAAACTAATGGTAGCGGTATTGCTCTAGAACGCCTTAATGCTACAGAATTAATTATCGAACCCAAAGACGATGGCTATGTCTGGATTGGCGATCGCTGGTATCGGGGACGAACTCGTTTAATACGTCAGGGTGAGAGTTTGACGGCAATCAATCATGTCGATCTCGAACAGTATTTGTATAGTGTGGTAGGTGCTGAAGCGATTTCTACCTGGCCTATTGAAGCCCTAAAAGCTCAGGCAGTAGCAGCCCGCTCCTATGCTTTGTACAAGCAAAAAACAGGTACTAATGGTATTTACGATCTCGACACCACTGTTGGCACTCAAGTATATAAGGGACTCGATAGCGAATACACGACTACCCATGCAGCAGTTGATGGAACTTTAGGTCAAATTATGACCTACAATAACCAAGTTATTTTAGCTGCTTTTCACTCTTCTTCGGGCGGTCATACAGAAAATGTAGAAGATGTTTGGACTTCTCCCTTGCCTTATTTAAGAGCAGTTGTAGATTACGACCAACAGTCACCCGTATTTGAATGGAATCAAATCGTTCCCGTCAGCCAGATTATGAATCTAGTTGCAGGAGTCGGACAGATTAAAAACCTCGTGCCAGAAACTGTGACTCCCTACGGTCGAGTTATAACTATGAAGGTTGTTGGCGATCTCGGAACTGCTGTAATAGAAGGTTCAGATATACGACAGACATTGGGTTTGCGTAGCACTTTGTTTCGAGTTGCTACCGACGGTAATAATTTAAAAATTCACGGTCGGGGTTTTGGTCACGGTTTGGGTTTGAGTCAGTGGGGTGCATATTATTTAGCCAAACAGGGAGTTTCCTACAACCAAATTTTGACTCATTACTATCAAAATGCCAATTTAGCGCGAATTGAGCCTTAA
- a CDS encoding ribonuclease Z, with product MEITFLGTSSGVPTRSRNVSSIALRLPQRAEVWLFDCGEGTQHQLLRSDIKSSQIRRIFITHMHGDHIYGLLGLIASGGLAGNAQAIDIYGPEGLKAYLETGAKYSCFKLGSRLRVHTVKPGLLYEDDEFSISCQLLKHRIPAHGYRIVEQDRAGRFDIDKAKALRIPPGPVYGKLKQGQVVTLEDGRVINGKELCGEPETGRKIAYCTDTVFCEAAVELARDADVLIHEATFAHQDAEMAFERMHSTSTMAAQVALLAGVKKLIMTHFSPRYAPGNSLQLEDLKQEARAIFPNTKLAYDFYTYEVPRRREAAEKKLKVAS from the coding sequence GTGGAAATTACCTTTTTAGGAACCAGTTCTGGAGTACCGACGCGATCTCGCAACGTATCTAGTATCGCCCTGCGCCTTCCCCAACGTGCCGAAGTTTGGCTATTTGACTGCGGCGAGGGAACGCAGCATCAGCTATTGCGTAGTGATATTAAGAGTTCGCAAATTCGTCGCATTTTTATTACCCACATGCACGGAGATCATATTTATGGTCTGCTAGGGTTAATTGCTTCTGGCGGTTTGGCTGGTAACGCTCAGGCGATCGATATTTATGGTCCTGAAGGGTTAAAAGCATATCTCGAAACTGGTGCTAAATATTCTTGTTTTAAATTGGGTTCGCGACTGCGAGTACATACAGTCAAACCTGGTTTACTTTACGAAGACGACGAGTTTAGCATTAGTTGTCAATTATTAAAACATCGCATTCCCGCTCATGGCTATCGTATAGTCGAACAAGATCGTGCCGGAAGATTTGATATCGACAAAGCTAAAGCTTTGAGAATTCCTCCAGGACCAGTTTATGGCAAACTAAAGCAGGGGCAAGTAGTAACCCTAGAAGACGGTCGGGTTATTAACGGTAAAGAACTTTGTGGCGAACCAGAAACAGGACGAAAAATAGCTTACTGCACCGATACCGTATTTTGTGAGGCAGCAGTAGAATTAGCGCGAGATGCTGATGTCTTAATACACGAAGCGACTTTTGCTCATCAAGATGCAGAGATGGCTTTTGAACGGATGCACTCGACTTCTACTATGGCAGCGCAAGTGGCATTACTAGCAGGGGTTAAAAAATTAATCATGACTCATTTTAGCCCTCGTTATGCTCCTGGTAATTCCCTACAGCTAGAAGATCTCAAACAAGAAGCAAGAGCAATTTTTCCTAATACCAAGCTGGCTTATGACTTTTATACGTATGAAGTTCCCAGACGTAGAGAAGCAGCTGAGAAAAAATTGAAAGTTGCTAGTTAA
- a CDS encoding long-chain fatty acid--CoA ligase: protein MFNFLKIENSFFSGDRPILGRTLPSLLNEASDCYFNPQAFNHWQEQVWQPRSNRELLTAAEELALGLLEDKLKRGDRVAFLMHGDINFCLADFGSLLAGLVDVPIDLTQTLENIAFILHHSAAKVLIVSNLDLLAQVIPYLGNTPNLQTVIVADIPNDWEEQRTRLLTCEIDEFGIRNSEFGVINNYELQTTNFSCLCIPLLLCQGRQELSCPELPHCIQLLSLDEIRARGKAFWNREKGQLLNAKISPQDLATIVYIAGETGQPKGVMLTHENITADVLTTFNSLEDLKPGTREVILSFLPLTHIFARALVYGHICYGHSIYFSTPNRAARDFQTVRPTIVATVPRLLEKTYQKIVDRGNKLTGFEKKVFDWALKLAHSYELGKGLNSLESIQFALADRLVFTRWRKPFGGRIKYFISGGAALKADIANVLSAAGMTVLQGYGLTETSATICFNRAKSNRAGTVGVPIPGVKIAIADDGEILVKAPYVMSGYYRNPEATKAVIDEEGWLHTGDLGQFTSEGFLTITGSKKELFKLSTGKYVIPQPLEQRVKQSSLVKQAVVVGLQKKFCSMLVFPNLDKLQERAKALNLFLPVTELLQQPEIVALYQTLVDDANQSLPRWSKVKQFQLLDADLTLANGLLHPSGKIDRAKVNETFAAEIDAMYGEDPEFLGAREQPAITEVRSTRKATGYATELNLLLKQIQIGEIQISSLYSKIRILSVKRLTKKIFTKAKLLWQSLKNYFTLPSTMPWKLQKNTNSKDLE from the coding sequence ATGTTTAATTTCCTTAAGATTGAGAATTCTTTTTTTTCTGGCGATCGCCCAATTTTAGGTCGCACCTTACCTTCATTACTAAACGAGGCTAGCGATTGTTATTTCAATCCTCAAGCATTCAATCATTGGCAAGAACAGGTTTGGCAGCCTCGATCGAATCGAGAACTGCTAACTGCTGCTGAAGAGCTAGCTTTGGGACTGTTAGAAGATAAATTAAAGCGAGGCGATCGAGTGGCATTTTTAATGCATGGCGATATCAATTTCTGTCTGGCAGATTTTGGTTCTTTACTAGCTGGACTAGTTGACGTGCCGATTGATTTGACTCAGACATTAGAAAATATCGCTTTTATCCTGCATCATTCAGCAGCCAAAGTATTAATCGTATCTAATTTAGATTTATTGGCTCAAGTCATTCCCTATTTAGGTAACACTCCCAATCTTCAGACAGTTATTGTCGCCGATATTCCTAATGACTGGGAAGAACAACGTACCCGACTATTGACCTGCGAAATCGATGAGTTCGGAATTCGGAATTCGGAATTTGGAGTTATTAACAACTACGAACTACAAACTACGAACTTTTCCTGTCTTTGTATTCCTTTATTGCTCTGTCAGGGTCGGCAAGAACTATCTTGTCCCGAACTACCTCATTGTATTCAACTATTGTCGCTTGACGAAATTAGAGCCAGAGGTAAAGCGTTCTGGAATCGAGAGAAAGGACAGCTATTAAATGCAAAAATATCTCCACAAGACTTGGCAACTATCGTTTATATTGCGGGAGAAACGGGACAGCCTAAAGGAGTAATGTTAACTCATGAAAATATTACTGCTGATGTTCTTACTACTTTTAACAGCCTTGAGGATCTCAAGCCAGGTACAAGAGAAGTAATTCTGTCTTTTTTACCTCTAACCCATATCTTTGCGCGAGCCTTAGTTTACGGTCATATTTGTTACGGTCACAGCATCTATTTTTCTACACCCAATCGGGCAGCTAGAGATTTTCAAACCGTAAGACCGACGATTGTAGCTACCGTACCGCGATTGTTAGAAAAAACCTATCAAAAGATTGTCGATCGCGGTAACAAACTTACAGGATTTGAAAAAAAAGTCTTTGATTGGGCATTAAAGCTAGCCCACAGTTACGAGTTGGGCAAAGGGCTAAACTCTTTGGAGTCTATCCAGTTTGCCTTAGCCGATCGTTTGGTTTTCACTCGCTGGCGGAAGCCTTTTGGCGGAAGGATTAAATATTTTATTAGTGGTGGCGCGGCATTAAAAGCCGACATTGCTAATGTGCTGAGCGCGGCAGGAATGACCGTATTACAGGGCTATGGTTTGACTGAAACCAGTGCGACGATCTGTTTCAACCGAGCAAAATCAAACCGTGCGGGAACGGTAGGAGTACCAATTCCAGGAGTAAAAATTGCGATCGCCGATGATGGAGAAATCTTAGTTAAAGCTCCTTACGTAATGTCAGGCTACTATCGAAATCCAGAAGCTACTAAGGCAGTTATTGACGAAGAGGGATGGTTGCATACAGGTGATTTGGGGCAATTTACCTCAGAAGGTTTTTTAACCATTACAGGTAGTAAAAAAGAACTATTCAAGCTTTCTACTGGTAAATATGTTATCCCCCAACCACTAGAACAGCGAGTCAAACAATCGTCTTTAGTCAAACAGGCAGTAGTAGTGGGATTGCAGAAAAAGTTCTGTAGTATGTTGGTTTTTCCCAATTTAGATAAGCTGCAAGAGCGTGCTAAAGCTTTGAACTTATTTTTACCCGTTACCGAGTTATTGCAGCAGCCAGAGATTGTCGCTCTCTATCAAACCTTAGTAGACGATGCCAACCAAAGTCTGCCTAGATGGTCGAAAGTCAAACAGTTTCAACTACTCGATGCCGATCTTACTTTAGCTAATGGTTTGTTACACCCAAGTGGAAAGATCGATCGCGCCAAAGTCAACGAGACATTTGCGGCAGAAATTGACGCTATGTATGGAGAAGACCCAGAGTTTTTGGGGGCAAGGGAGCAACCTGCCATTACGGAAGTTCGTAGTACACGCAAAGCGACAGGCTACGCAACGGAGTTAAATTTGCTCCTCAAACAAATTCAAATTGGTGAAATACAAATCTCTAGCTTATATTCAAAAATCCGAATTCTTTCGGTAAAACGACTAACCAAGAAAATTTTCACTAAAGCGAAGTTACTCTGGCAATCGCTTAAAAATTATTTTACTCTGCCCTCCACTATGCCGTGGAAGCTACAAAAAAATACTAATTCTAAAGATTTAGAGTAA